A region from the Rufibacter sp. DG15C genome encodes:
- a CDS encoding GDCCVxC domain-containing (seleno)protein codes for MEDTVILESTITCPECGHAKEEEMPTNACQYFYECGNCHTVLKPLQGDCCVFCSYGTVKCPPIQQDKPCCA; via the coding sequence TCCACCATCACCTGCCCAGAGTGCGGACACGCCAAAGAGGAGGAAATGCCCACCAATGCGTGCCAGTATTTCTACGAGTGCGGGAACTGCCACACCGTTTTAAAGCCCTTGCAGGGTGACTGCTGTGTATTTTGTAGCTACGGCACCGTGAAATGCCCCCCTATTCAACAGGACAAACCGTGTTGCGCCTAG